DNA sequence from the Lysinibacillus sp. OF-1 genome:
ATTCACATTAAACAATGCCTATGACAAAATCATGCAGGGGTTGGGTGTTGGCTTAAATCGTTTATCACGACGCTATATGACTGGCTCGATGCGTCACTATTTACTGTATATGTTTAGTGGAATCGCTATTATCGTCATTGGCTCTCTTTTCGTGAAGGATGCTTTTAGTCTTTCATTCCAAGGGACCTCACCAATTAGACCATATGAAATTATATTGATTGTGGTTTTATTAATTGGTACAGCCATTACTATCTTGGCCAAGTCACGTTTAACAGCCATTATTGGACTGGGTGCTGTTGGCTACACTGTTGCATTATTCTTTGTTATTTTTAACGCGCCGGATTTAGCGTTAACACAGCTCGTTATTGAAACGATTTCAGTAGCACTATTTTTATTAGCATTTTATCATCTCCCGAAGCTTGGTAAGCGCGAGGAAAGAATGAGATTCCAATTAAATCGTGCCGTTGTTTCAATTGCAGTTGGTGTTATGGTAACACTTGTGGCACTATCTGCGCATTCACAAAAACTGATTCCTTCTATTGCTAAGTACTACGAGGAAACCGTGTACTCATTAGCTGGTGGAGGAAATATTGTAAACGTAATTTTAGTAGATTATCGTGGTTTCGATACATTATTTGAAATTACAGTACTAGGCATTGCGGGCATGGCGATTTTAGCCATGATTAAGTTACGTATGAATAGAAAGGAGAAAACACATGAAAACAAATGATGTGATAATACAATTTACAGCTAAAATTGTATTTTTCATTATTTTCTTCTTCTCCATTCATATATTTTTAGCTGGTCACTACACGCCTGGGGGCGGCTTTGTTGGAGGACTGTTAACATCAAGTGCACTTGTTCTCTTAGTGTTAGCTTTTGATATCAATACAGTGCGCCATATCTTACCTATCAATTATACGTATGTAACAGCTATTGGCTTACTATTAGCCCTTGCTACTGCGGCATTCCCAATGTTTGTGGGCAAACCGTTTTTTACGCATTACTTTGATTATTTCGATTTACCGCTTCTGGGCAAACAGTCATTACACACGGCTATGCTTTTTGATAGCGGTGTCTATTTGGTTGTTGTCGGCGTTACGATGACCATTATTCAAACGATTGGGGAGGATGAATAATGGAAATAATTATGGCCTTTGTCATCGGCTTTCTCTTTATGGCAGCTGTCTATTTAATTTTATCGAAAAGCTTATTACGCATTATTATTGGTACAGGTCTTTTAAGTCATGGTGCCCACCTGCTCATCTTAACAATGGGGGGCCTTGGTGGCGAAGCACCACCCGTTTTAAACGAAGGAGCCAAAACTTTTGCGGACCCTTTACCCCAGGCACTTATTTTAACAGCTATTGTTATTAGCTTTGGGGTTACAGCATTCTTCCTTGTACTTGCTTATCGTTCCTATCAGGAGCTTAACACAGATGATATTAGCTTAATGAGAGGAAGTGATGAGGATGAATAACTTCCTATTATTGCCCATTATCATCCCGTTTTTCTTCGGTATGATTTTAATGTTTGGGCAAAAAAATCTAACCTATCAACGGTCATTTTCATTACTTGGTATTGGGCTCGCCTTCATCTCTGCTATTTCACTTCTTTTAAAAGTGAAACAGGATGGTATTCAAAAGGTAACATTCGGAAATTGGCCTGTTCCTTACGGTATTACAATGGTATCTGATATGGTATCTGTATTACTCGTTACAACGACATTGCTTATTGCATTTTTTGTTGTTTGGTATGGTTTCGGTTCCATTACGAAGGAACGTGAACGCTTCTTTTATTACCCTGGTATTATGTTTATTTTAACGGGGGTCAATGGGGCCTTTACGACTGGCGATATTTTCAACTTGTTTGTTTTCTTTGAGGTATTGTTAATGGCTTCCTACTTACTCATCGTTCTAGGTGGTGAGAAGGGACAACTGAAAGGGTCTATTAAATATATTTTAATTAATGTTATTTCTTCGGCCTTATTCGTTATTACCGTTGCCTTTTTATATTCTGTAGTCGGTACATTAAACATGGCGGATATTGCTGTCAAAATTGCTGAAATTAATCAGCCGGGAATTATTACAGTTATTGCCGTCCTGTTTTTAATGGTATTTGGACTAAAAGCAGCCATTTTCCCATTATACTTTTGGCTTCCTACTTCTTATGCGGCAGCGCCAATTCCTGTCCTAACTCTATTTGGTGCTTTGCTTACAAAGGTGGGGGTCTATGCCATTACACGTACCTATACGCTATTTTTTGTACATGATTTATCCTATACGCACGATTTATTAATGGTACTAGCCATTGCTACTATCGTAGCTGGATGTATTGGGGCACTCGCTTATTTTGATGTCAAACTCATTATTATCTACAACATTGTTATTGCAGTAGGTGTCATTTTATTTGGTGTTTCTCAAATGAATGAGGTTTCCTTAAAGGGTGCTATGTTTTATTTAATTCACGATATGCTTATAAAGGCAGCACTCTTTATGTTAATCGGCATTGTCATCTACATTACTGGTACATCTGATTTACGTAAGATGGGTGGTCTCATGAAGAAATATCCGGCTCTAGGCTGGTGTTATTTGATTGCAGCTTTTGGTTTAGCTGGCATTCCACCACTTAGTGGATTTGTTGGAAAGCTGCTTATTGTACAGGGAGGCTTTGAGGCTGGTAGTATGTGGAGTAGTATTTTTATCTTAGCATCTTCACTGCTTGTCCTATTATCCGTGATTCGTATTTTCCTTTATGCTTTTTGGGGTGAGGAGAAAGAAACACACGGGTCTGTCGATAAATCTGTCTATAAGATGCTGTTTATGCCTACTGCCCTTTTAGTACTCATTACTGTAGCATATGGTGTTGGTTCAGAATGGATTACGCCATTCATGGACGATGCAGCAAAATTATTAACGGATCCATCTATCTATATAGATGCTGTCATGAAGGGGGATTAACACAATGGCATTTCAAATGATTTTAAATTTTGTACTTGCCTTCGTCTGGATGTTCCTTTCCTCTAATTACACAGCAGCTGGCTTTATCATAGGGTTCATCATGGGAATCATTTTACTTATCATCATGCGAAGATTTTTCAAATCACGTCTTTATGTCTACCGCTTATGGGCCCTTATTAAACTGACTTTGCTGTTTTTTAAAGAGTTAATATTAGCCAATGTGCAAGTTTTAAAGGTCGTGTTAAAGCCTAAATTGGACATGCAACCTGCCTTTTTTGCCTATCCTACTGTTTTAACCGAAGACTGGGAAATCACTTTATTATCAAGTCTTATTACGTTAACACCCGGAACAGTGGTAGTGCATGTATCAGATGATGCGAAAACATTGTATGTACATGCGATTGATATTAATGATGTGGATGAAGCTGTTGCTTCCATTCGAGATTCATTTGAGAAAGCGATTTTGGAGGTGAGTAAATCATGACAACATTTATTATTGCTGTGATCGTAGTGATTTGCTTATCGATGATTGCAGTTATTTACCGAATGGTAAAAGGCCCTTCTGCATCTGATCGTGTTGTCGCTTTGGATTCACTTGGTGTTTCACTTATTTCTCTTATTGGACTATTTTCGATTTTAGTGGAAACAAGCTTCTTTCTAGAAATTATTTTATTGCTTGCGATTTTATCGTTTATCGGGACAATGGCTTTCTCTAAATTCATAGAGAAAGGAGATATCATTAAACGTGACAATTCTCGCTAATAGCTTAGTTATCTTTTTCATTTCTGTTGGCGTACTGTTTATCGTCGTCACAGCTATCGGACTTGTCCGCTTACCTGATTTGTATACGCGTGCCCATGCAGCTTCTAAAAGTGCAACACTGGGTGTCATGTGTGTATTGATTGGTGTATTCTTTCACTTTTGGCTAATAGAAGATCATTTCAATCCCCGAATTTTACTAGGGATACTGTTCCTCTTCATCACTGGTCCTGTAGGGGGACACATTATGACTCGTTCTTCCTATATCGCTGGTGTAAAGCCTTGGAAAGGTACAGTACGTGATGAGTTAGGTCCTGAAATTGACAGAATGAAAAAGGAACAAAATGTAAAATAAACATAAAAGAACTGCTCGTTCGTACTGTCGAGCAGTTCTTTTAATTTCTTTAAATGTATCCCTTCAAAGTTAAAATCTTCGTCAGTTGTTCAACACACTCCTCGATGGAATGCTGTTCTGTGTTCAAAATAATTTCTGGATTCTCTGGTTCTTCATATGGGGCACTAATACCTGTAAAGTTCGTAATTTCAGCATTCCTTGCCTTTTTATATAAACCTTTCGGATCTCTTTTTTCACATGTTTCTACTGAACACTTTACATAGACCTCTAAAAATTCACCGTCGTCTACAAGTCCACGTACTACTTGACGATCTTCTCGATAAGGTGAAATAAAAGCGGTTAGCACTATTTGACCACTTTCAATAAATAGCTTAGAAACTTCCCCTATTCGGCGAATATTTTCCTTTCGTCCGGACTCATCAAATCCTAAATCCTTATTCAAGCCATGGCG
Encoded proteins:
- the mnhG gene encoding monovalent cation/H(+) antiporter subunit G, translated to MTILANSLVIFFISVGVLFIVVTAIGLVRLPDLYTRAHAASKSATLGVMCVLIGVFFHFWLIEDHFNPRILLGILFLFITGPVGGHIMTRSSYIAGVKPWKGTVRDELGPEIDRMKKEQNVK
- a CDS encoding Na(+)/H(+) antiporter subunit F1; translated protein: MTTFIIAVIVVICLSMIAVIYRMVKGPSASDRVVALDSLGVSLISLIGLFSILVETSFFLEIILLLAILSFIGTMAFSKFIEKGDIIKRDNSR
- a CDS encoding Na+/H+ antiporter subunit E; amino-acid sequence: MAFQMILNFVLAFVWMFLSSNYTAAGFIIGFIMGIILLIIMRRFFKSRLYVYRLWALIKLTLLFFKELILANVQVLKVVLKPKLDMQPAFFAYPTVLTEDWEITLLSSLITLTPGTVVVHVSDDAKTLYVHAIDINDVDEAVASIRDSFEKAILEVSKS
- the cysC gene encoding adenylyl-sulfate kinase; the encoded protein is MSSNIVWHEASITKEERRSKNKHQSFILWFTGLSASGKSSVANAFARRLFERGNQAFVLDGDNVRHGLNKDLGFDESGRKENIRRIGEVSKLFIESGQIVLTAFISPYREDRQVVRGLVDDGEFLEVYVKCSVETCEKRDPKGLYKKARNAEITNFTGISAPYEEPENPEIILNTEQHSIEECVEQLTKILTLKGYI
- a CDS encoding Na+/H+ antiporter subunit D codes for the protein MNNFLLLPIIIPFFFGMILMFGQKNLTYQRSFSLLGIGLAFISAISLLLKVKQDGIQKVTFGNWPVPYGITMVSDMVSVLLVTTTLLIAFFVVWYGFGSITKERERFFYYPGIMFILTGVNGAFTTGDIFNLFVFFEVLLMASYLLIVLGGEKGQLKGSIKYILINVISSALFVITVAFLYSVVGTLNMADIAVKIAEINQPGIITVIAVLFLMVFGLKAAIFPLYFWLPTSYAAAPIPVLTLFGALLTKVGVYAITRTYTLFFVHDLSYTHDLLMVLAIATIVAGCIGALAYFDVKLIIIYNIVIAVGVILFGVSQMNEVSLKGAMFYLIHDMLIKAALFMLIGIVIYITGTSDLRKMGGLMKKYPALGWCYLIAAFGLAGIPPLSGFVGKLLIVQGGFEAGSMWSSIFILASSLLVLLSVIRIFLYAFWGEEKETHGSVDKSVYKMLFMPTALLVLITVAYGVGSEWITPFMDDAAKLLTDPSIYIDAVMKGD
- a CDS encoding Na(+)/H(+) antiporter subunit B — protein: MKTNDVIIQFTAKIVFFIIFFFSIHIFLAGHYTPGGGFVGGLLTSSALVLLVLAFDINTVRHILPINYTYVTAIGLLLALATAAFPMFVGKPFFTHYFDYFDLPLLGKQSLHTAMLFDSGVYLVVVGVTMTIIQTIGEDE
- a CDS encoding Na(+)/H(+) antiporter subunit C gives rise to the protein MEIIMAFVIGFLFMAAVYLILSKSLLRIIIGTGLLSHGAHLLILTMGGLGGEAPPVLNEGAKTFADPLPQALILTAIVISFGVTAFFLVLAYRSYQELNTDDISLMRGSDEDE